A portion of the Juglans microcarpa x Juglans regia isolate MS1-56 chromosome 1D, Jm3101_v1.0, whole genome shotgun sequence genome contains these proteins:
- the LOC121255721 gene encoding glyoxysomal fatty acid beta-oxidation multifunctional protein MFP-a — protein sequence MGSGAKGRTVIEVGADGVALITLINPPVNSLSLDVLRSLKDCYEEALRRDDVKAIVVTGAKGKFSGGFDIAAFEGFRNGSIGRETKPGYISIEIITDTVEAARKPSVAAIDGLALGGGLEVAMACHARISTPTAQLGLPELQLGLIPGFGGTQRLPRLVGLSKALEMMLMSKPVKGEEAHMLGLVDAVVSRDELINIARQWALDIFHRRRPWVASLYKTDKIEPLGEAREILKFARAQALKQAPNLKHPLVCIDAIEEGIVSGPRAGLWKEAEAFQALPHSDTSKSLVHIFFAQRGTSKVPGITDIGLVPRRVNKVAILGGGLMGSGIATALILSNYPVILKEVNDKFLQAGIGRVRANLQSRVKKGKMSQEKFEKTISLLKGALDYESFKDVDMVIEAVIENVSLKQQIFADLEKYCPPHCILASNTSTIDLNLIGEKTRSQNRIVGAHFFSPAHVMPLLEIVRTKQTSPQVIVDLLDVGKKIKKTPVVVGNCTGFAVNRMFFPYSQAAILLVERGTDPYQIDRASTKFGMPMGPFRLADLVGFGVAIATGMQYIEHFPERTYKSMLIPLMLEDKRAGQSTRKGFYIYDEKRKASPDPELYKYIEKSRSISGVTIDPKLVKLPEKDIVEMIFLPVVNEACRVLAEGIAVKAADLDIAAVMGMGFPPYRGGIMFWADSLGSKYVYSRLEEWSKMYGDFFKPCAYLAERAAKGAPLSAPAEQAKSRL from the exons ATGGGTAGCGGTGCAAAGGGAAGAACGGTCATCGAGGTGGGAGCCGATGGGGTGGCTCTCATAACCCTTATCAACCCTCCTGTTAATTCCCTCTCCCTTGATG tgttgCGCAGCTTAAAGGACTGTTATGAGGAGGCCTTAAGAAGAGACGATGTAAAGGCCATCGTTGTTACCG GTGCAAAGGGCAAGTTTTCTGGTGGCTTTGATATTGCAGCTTTTGAAGGATTTCGAAATGGATCGA tAGGGAGAGAAACGAAACCTGGCTATATATCTATAGAGATTATTACCGACACGGTAGAAG ctgcAAGAAAGCCTTCAGTTGCTGCCATCGATGGCCTTGCTTTAGGTGGAGGATTAGAGGTTGCAATG GCATGCCATGCTAGAATATCAACTCCCACTGCTCAATTAGGGTTGCCTGAACTTCAGCTTGGATTAATTCCTGGATTTGGAG GAACACAACGGCTTCCACGTCTTGTTGGTCTCTCAAAAGCACTTGAAATGATGCTG ATGTCAAAGCCAGTCAAAGGAGAGGAGGCCCATATGTTGGGCCTTGTGGATGCAGTTGTTTCACGTGATGAGTTGATAAATATTGCACGTCAGTGGGCGCTGGATATCTTTCACCGTAGAAGACCATGGGTTGCTAGTCTTTACAAGACCGACAAGATAGAGCCCCTTGGAGAAGCGAGGGAAATACTGAAGTTTGCAAGAGCTCAGGCCCTGAAGCAGGCTCCCAATCTCAAACACCCATTGGTTTGCATTGATGCCATTGAAGAGGGTATAGTTTCTGGTCCCCGGGCTGGACTCTGGAAG GAGGCTGAAGCTTTTCAAGCACTtccacattctgacacttccaAGAGTTTGGTGCATATCTTCTTTGCTCAACGTGGAACGTCAAAG GTACCGGGGATTACTGATATTGGTTTAGTGCCAAGACGAGTTAATAAGGTCGCTATTCTTGGTGGAGGACTAATGGGCTCTGGAATAGCAACAGCTTTGATTCTTAGTAATTATCCAGTCATCCTTAAAGAAGTAAACGACAAGTTCTTGCAGGCTGGGATTGGTAGAGTGAGAG CCAATTTGCAAAGCCGAGTGAAGAAAGGGAAAATGTCTCaagagaagtttgagaaaaccATCTCTCTTCTCAAAGGTGCCCTTGACTATGAAAGCTTTAAAGATGTGGACATGGTGATTGAG GCTGTGATTGAGAATGTTTCTTTAAAGCAGCAAATTTTTGCTGATCTTGAGAAGTATTGCCCACCACATTGCATACTTGCCAGTAACACCTCCACAATTGACTTGAACCTGATTGGAGAAAAGACAAGATCCCAAAATCGGATTGTGGGAGCTCATTTCTTTAG TCCGGCTCATGTCATGCCACTTCTAGAAATTGTTCGTACTAAGCAGACATCTCCCCAAGTAATTGTTGACTTGCTAGATGTtggtaaaaaaattaagaagacTCCAGTGGTGGTTGGAAACTGCACAGGCTTTGCTGTCAACAGGATGTTCTTCCCTTATTCACAAGCTGCTATTTTGCTTGTTGAGCGTGGTACAGATCCCTATCAGATCGATAGGGCAAGTACCAAGTTTGGAATGCCAATGGGACCTTTCAG ATTAGCTGACCtggttggttttggtgttgcaATTGCAACTGGCATGCAATATATCGAGCATTTTCCTGAGAGAACTTATAAATCAATGCTTATACCACTAATGCTGGAGGATAAAAGAGCAg GTCAGTCTACTCGCAAAGGGTTCTATATATATGATGAGAAGCGCAAAGCTAGCCCAGATCCTgaattgtataaatatattgagaaGTCAAGGAGCATTTCTGGTGTAACCATTGACCCTaag CTAGTGAAGTTACCCGAAAAGGACATTGTGGAGATGATATTCTTACCAGTGGTAAATGAGGCCTGCCGAGTCCTTGCCGAGGGTATTGCAGTCAAAGCAGCAGACCTTGACATCGCTGCTGTCATGGGCATGGGTTTCCCACCTTACAG GGGGGGTATTATGTTTTGGGCTGATTCTCTTGGATCCAAATACGTCTATTCGAGATTGGAGGAATGGTCAAAGATGTATGGAGATTTCTTCAAGCCTTGTGCCTACTTGGCTGAAAGAGCTGCCAAGGGGGCTCCTCTG AGTGCTCCGGCGGAGCAAGCAAAATCTCGGTTGTAG